A genomic window from Gymnodinialimonas ceratoperidinii includes:
- a CDS encoding GlsB/YeaQ/YmgE family stress response membrane protein, with product MQGLGFLAAIIVGGLAGWIASRFMGARTGILINIILGILGAVVANFLLRLVGIVPTEGWIAQGIVGFLGACILIVLWRMIRGR from the coding sequence ATGCAGGGCCTCGGATTTCTCGCCGCCATCATCGTCGGCGGCCTCGCGGGCTGGATTGCCAGCCGCTTCATGGGCGCACGCACCGGCATCTTGATCAATATCATCCTCGGCATCCTTGGCGCGGTCGTCGCCAATTTCCTGCTGCGGCTGGTCGGGATCGTTCCCACCGAGGGCTGGATCGCCCAGGGCATCGTGGGCTTCCTCGGCGCCTGCATCCTGATCGTGCTGTGGCGGATGATCCGCGGACGCTGA
- a CDS encoding acyl-CoA thioesterase produces MYPYLRLAAIMRRERRLPKMGIYDTHKMSMTCLPVDIDGFMEMNNGRVMTLFDLGRFALSIRIGLVDVLKEQRWGLVVAGSTVRYRARVTPFQRFELRTRFLGWDNRFFYLEQAMWRGDTCCNHALLRTGVTKGGRLAPVADVAKALGVEGESPPFPDWVNAWAEADKTRIWPPEL; encoded by the coding sequence ATGTATCCATACCTGAGATTGGCCGCCATCATGCGGCGCGAGCGCCGTCTGCCGAAGATGGGCATCTACGACACCCACAAGATGTCGATGACCTGCCTGCCGGTGGATATCGACGGCTTCATGGAGATGAACAATGGCCGCGTCATGACGCTGTTCGACCTCGGGCGGTTCGCTTTGTCGATCCGCATCGGTCTGGTCGACGTGCTGAAAGAGCAGCGCTGGGGTCTGGTCGTGGCCGGCTCGACGGTGCGCTACCGCGCGCGGGTCACGCCGTTTCAGCGGTTCGAGCTGCGAACGCGGTTTTTGGGATGGGACAACAGGTTCTTCTATCTCGAGCAGGCGATGTGGCGCGGTGACACCTGCTGCAACCACGCCCTGTTGCGGACCGGCGTGACCAAGGGCGGGCGCCTCGCGCCGGTTGCGGATGTCGCCAAGGCGCTGGGCGTGGAGGGCGAGAGCCCGCCGTTCCCCGATTGGGTCAACGCCTGGGCTGAGGCCGACAAGACACGGATCTGGCCGCCCGAGCTCTGA
- the dapD gene encoding 2,3,4,5-tetrahydropyridine-2,6-dicarboxylate N-succinyltransferase, whose amino-acid sequence MSVNAQLETAIEAAWEARDTITPATAGEIRDAIESTLAALDGGQLRVAERQENGDWHVNQWAKKAVLLGFRLKDMEMQSGSAQGGSWWDKVDSKWADWQEGDWKDAGFRAVPNCVVRKSAYIAPGVVLMPSFVNLGAYVDSGTMVDTWATVGSCAQIGKNVHLSGGVGIGGVLEPMQAGPTIIEDNCFIGARSEVVEGCIVREGSVLGMGVFIGQSTKIVDRETGDVMYGEVPSGSVVVAGSMPSKNGVNLYCAVIVKRVDEKTRAKTSINDLLRD is encoded by the coding sequence ATGTCCGTGAATGCTCAGCTGGAAACCGCCATCGAAGCCGCCTGGGAGGCGCGGGACACGATCACCCCCGCCACCGCAGGAGAGATCCGCGACGCCATCGAAAGCACGCTTGCCGCGCTCGATGGCGGCCAGCTACGCGTCGCCGAACGGCAGGAAAACGGCGACTGGCACGTGAACCAATGGGCCAAGAAGGCCGTGCTTCTGGGCTTCCGCCTGAAGGACATGGAGATGCAGTCCGGCTCCGCACAGGGCGGCTCCTGGTGGGACAAGGTCGACAGCAAATGGGCCGATTGGCAGGAGGGCGACTGGAAGGACGCGGGCTTCCGCGCCGTGCCTAACTGCGTGGTCCGCAAGTCCGCCTACATCGCGCCCGGCGTGGTGCTCATGCCCTCCTTCGTGAACCTCGGCGCCTATGTCGACAGCGGCACCATGGTCGACACCTGGGCCACCGTCGGCTCCTGCGCCCAGATCGGCAAGAACGTCCACCTCTCGGGCGGCGTCGGCATCGGCGGCGTGCTGGAGCCGATGCAGGCCGGCCCCACGATCATCGAGGACAATTGCTTCATCGGCGCCCGCTCCGAGGTGGTCGAAGGCTGCATCGTCCGCGAAGGCTCGGTCCTCGGCATGGGCGTCTTCATCGGCCAGTCCACCAAGATCGTCGACCGCGAAACCGGCGACGTCATGTATGGCGAGGTCCCCTCGGGCTCCGTCGTCGTGGCCGGTTCCATGCCCTCGAAAAACGGCGTGAACCTCTACTGCGCCGTGATCGTCAAGCGCGTGGACGAGAAGACCCGCGCCAAGACCTCGATCAACGACCTCCTGCGCGACTGA
- a CDS encoding MFS transporter: MTAHPTASDRRKRIWGWWAFDWASQPYNTLLLTFLFGPYVNELLGSGTQAQTAWGYGVGAAGLLIAIAAPFLGAMADLSGRRMPFIWLFSVMYVVGSYGLWWAAPDNFNLVLTLIFFAVGLIGMEFATIFTNAMLPTLGTKTEIGRISGSGFAWGYVGGLVSLILMLFFFAESAETGTTLLGIEPIFGLDPDAREGTRAVGPLTAVWYAVGMIPFFLWVRDAPQPGAVPMGRALRGAMPALIKTLRRLPSEKPLMAYLLSSMFYRDALNGMYVFGGIYASGVLGWSVVDVGIFGILAIITGAFFAWLGGRADGRFGPKPVIVTNVVLLALVALAVVFISRESVLGIAVAPDSSLPDIAFYILGAFIGACGGALQSSSRTMLVRQAYPDRMTEAFGLYALAGKATSFIAPLSIGVATQISGSQQLGVVPLVILFTIGLILLYYVDPEGRN, translated from the coding sequence ATGACAGCTCACCCCACCGCTTCCGACCGCCGCAAACGTATCTGGGGCTGGTGGGCCTTCGACTGGGCCAGCCAGCCCTATAACACGCTGCTGCTCACCTTCCTGTTCGGCCCCTATGTGAACGAGCTACTGGGCAGCGGCACGCAGGCGCAGACGGCCTGGGGCTACGGCGTCGGCGCGGCGGGCCTGCTGATCGCTATCGCGGCGCCCTTCCTCGGCGCGATGGCGGACCTCTCGGGCCGTCGCATGCCGTTCATCTGGCTGTTTTCCGTGATGTATGTCGTGGGCTCCTACGGCCTCTGGTGGGCCGCGCCGGACAACTTCAACCTCGTCCTTACGCTGATCTTCTTTGCCGTCGGCCTGATCGGGATGGAGTTCGCCACGATCTTCACCAATGCCATGCTGCCGACGCTCGGCACCAAGACCGAGATCGGACGCATCTCGGGCTCGGGCTTCGCCTGGGGCTACGTGGGCGGGTTGGTCTCGCTGATCCTGATGCTGTTCTTCTTTGCCGAAAGCGCCGAGACGGGGACGACCCTTCTGGGGATCGAGCCGATCTTCGGCCTCGATCCGGACGCCCGTGAAGGCACGCGCGCCGTCGGGCCGCTGACCGCCGTCTGGTACGCGGTCGGCATGATCCCCTTCTTCCTCTGGGTCCGGGACGCGCCGCAACCGGGCGCGGTGCCCATGGGACGCGCGCTGCGCGGCGCGATGCCCGCGCTGATCAAGACCCTGCGCCGCCTGCCGTCGGAAAAGCCCCTGATGGCCTACCTTCTGTCGTCGATGTTCTACCGCGACGCGCTCAACGGAATGTATGTCTTCGGTGGCATCTATGCCTCGGGTGTTTTGGGGTGGAGTGTCGTGGACGTGGGCATCTTCGGCATTCTCGCGATCATCACCGGCGCATTCTTTGCGTGGCTCGGCGGTCGTGCGGACGGGCGTTTCGGCCCGAAGCCGGTGATCGTAACGAACGTGGTGCTTCTGGCGCTTGTGGCGCTCGCCGTGGTGTTCATCAGCCGCGAAAGCGTTCTGGGCATCGCCGTCGCGCCGGACTCGTCCCTGCCCGACATCGCCTTCTACATCCTCGGCGCCTTCATCGGCGCCTGTGGCGGGGCCCTGCAATCCTCCTCCCGCACTATGCTGGTGCGCCAGGCCTATCCCGACCGCATGACCGAGGCCTTCGGCCTCTACGCGCTGGCGGGCAAGGCCACCTCCTTCATCGCGCCGCTCTCCATCGGCGTCGCAACGCAGATTTCCGGCAGCCAGCAGCTGGGGGTTGTGCCGTTGGTGATTTTGTTCACCATTGGCCTGATCCTTTTGTATTACGTGGACCCCGAAGGTCGAAATTGA
- a CDS encoding choice-of-anchor L domain-containing protein, whose translation MATGDELPIDEGASAMEMATTIFGDGVTVNSASYTGWSQSSGIYSNGDNVSSELTPSDTGVILSTGRASHVTQSWGDPNRSDSTSTNTWWGRDNDSDFNAAAGTNTYDASFLEVNFTPTTDFVTMQFVFSSEEYPEYTGSIYNDVFGVWVNGNQVTSPIVNVTQINSVNDSANATLFKNNTDDDYNTEMDGFTVTLTMVMPVNKGEDNDIKIGIADVGDSSYDSNVLIAADSIQGSFIAESDSLTHYEGVTSVLDVLANDPTSGGVAFITHINGIEVDPGDSVTLPDGTIVTLTVSGELEIDPPASQTGLTEEQTINFTYTADDGSGITDTAFVTVTAIPCFVRGTMIMTREGEKPVEALQAGDMIETRDSGLQPLRWIGSRKVAATGRFAPVAIEAGTFGRHRRLVVSPQHRVMVTHWMAELMFGEDEVLVAAKDLINDCSVRVVTPDELPGGEVEYFHLLFDAHQIIFSEGLATESFLPGPTVMNTMDAAVQDEVLSLFPEIDPETKVGYGPAARRPLRGFEARALLA comes from the coding sequence ATGGCGACGGGTGACGAGCTCCCTATCGATGAAGGCGCCTCCGCGATGGAGATGGCCACGACGATCTTCGGCGACGGGGTCACGGTCAACAGCGCGAGCTATACCGGGTGGAGCCAGTCTTCGGGCATCTACTCGAACGGCGATAACGTCTCGTCGGAGCTGACGCCCTCGGATACCGGGGTGATCCTGTCGACGGGGCGGGCCAGCCATGTGACGCAATCGTGGGGCGACCCGAACCGGTCGGACAGCACCTCGACCAACACCTGGTGGGGGCGCGACAACGATTCCGATTTCAACGCGGCGGCCGGTACCAACACCTATGACGCCAGCTTCCTTGAGGTGAACTTCACCCCCACGACGGACTTCGTGACCATGCAGTTCGTTTTCTCGTCGGAGGAATACCCGGAATACACCGGCTCCATCTACAACGACGTCTTCGGGGTCTGGGTGAACGGCAACCAGGTGACCTCGCCGATCGTGAACGTGACGCAGATCAACTCGGTCAACGACAGTGCCAATGCGACGCTGTTCAAGAACAACACCGACGACGATTACAACACCGAGATGGATGGCTTCACCGTGACGCTGACGATGGTCATGCCGGTGAACAAGGGCGAGGACAACGACATCAAGATCGGCATCGCGGACGTGGGCGACAGCTCTTACGATTCGAACGTGCTGATCGCGGCGGATTCGATTCAGGGCAGTTTCATCGCCGAGTCGGATTCGCTGACCCACTACGAGGGCGTCACCTCGGTGCTGGACGTGCTGGCGAACGACCCGACCTCGGGCGGGGTGGCGTTCATCACCCATATCAACGGGATCGAGGTGGATCCGGGCGACAGCGTGACCCTGCCGGACGGGACGATTGTCACGCTGACCGTCTCGGGCGAGTTGGAGATCGATCCGCCCGCCTCCCAGACCGGGCTGACCGAAGAGCAGACGATCAACTTCACCTATACCGCCGACGACGGCTCGGGGATTACCGACACCGCCTTCGTCACGGTGACCGCGATCCCCTGTTTCGTGCGCGGCACGATGATCATGACCCGCGAGGGCGAGAAACCGGTCGAGGCGCTGCAGGCGGGAGACATGATCGAGACCCGCGACAGCGGGCTGCAGCCGCTGCGCTGGATCGGCTCGCGCAAGGTTGCCGCCACGGGGCGTTTCGCGCCGGTGGCGATCGAGGCGGGCACCTTCGGGCGGCATCGGCGGCTGGTGGTGTCGCCGCAGCATCGGGTGATGGTGACCCATTGGATGGCCGAGCTGATGTTCGGCGAGGACGAGGTGCTGGTCGCCGCGAAAGACCTGATCAACGATTGCTCGGTGCGGGTGGTGACCCCGGACGAGTTGCCCGGCGGCGAGGTGGAGTATTTCCACCTGCTGTTCGACGCGCATCAGATCATCTTCTCGGAAGGGCTGGCGACGGAGAGCTTCCTGCCCGGCCCCACGGTCATGAACACGATGGACGCGGCGGTGCAGGACGAGGTTCTGTCGCTGTTTCCGGAGATCGACCCCGAAACCAAGGTGGGCTATGGCCCCGCCGCCCGACGGCCGCTGCGCGGCTTCGAGGCGCGGGCGCTTTTGGCCTAG
- the mepA gene encoding penicillin-insensitive murein endopeptidase: MRRLFPFALMLLAACGAGGPSMQLDATQSRSEARQYFGAETRASGGPGEAIGFYSNGCVAGSQQLAETGPTWQAMRLSRNRNWGHPELIDYVQNLSAQVARNTSWAGLYVGDLSQPRGGPMLTGHASHQVGLDADIWMYPPERLNLSEQERETLSSISVRAERGASVNGNWTADHAEVLRLAATDPRVARIFVTTGVKVWLCENVTGDRSWLSHIRPANGHHYHFHVRLQCPSGDRNCQNQPLPQGDGCQEAYDRAERIRNPPPPSPPNNTPPPESPPSGMRVSLGNMPNQCLGLLSGFE, translated from the coding sequence ATGAGACGCTTGTTCCCCTTCGCCTTGATGCTCTTGGCGGCCTGCGGTGCGGGCGGCCCCTCGATGCAGCTCGACGCCACCCAGTCGCGCAGCGAGGCCCGGCAGTACTTCGGCGCCGAGACCCGCGCCTCCGGCGGACCGGGCGAGGCGATCGGTTTCTACTCCAATGGCTGTGTCGCCGGCTCACAGCAACTGGCCGAGACCGGGCCGACCTGGCAGGCGATGCGCCTGTCGCGCAACCGCAACTGGGGCCATCCCGAGCTCATCGACTACGTCCAGAACCTCAGCGCGCAGGTGGCCCGCAATACCTCTTGGGCCGGGCTCTACGTGGGCGATCTCAGCCAGCCGCGCGGCGGGCCGATGCTGACCGGCCACGCGAGCCATCAGGTCGGCCTCGATGCCGACATCTGGATGTATCCGCCCGAGCGTCTGAACCTTTCCGAGCAGGAGCGTGAGACGCTCTCCTCGATCTCCGTCCGGGCCGAGCGCGGCGCCTCCGTCAACGGGAACTGGACAGCCGATCACGCCGAGGTCCTGCGCCTCGCCGCCACCGATCCCCGCGTGGCGCGGATCTTCGTGACCACCGGCGTCAAGGTCTGGCTCTGCGAGAACGTCACCGGCGACCGCAGCTGGCTGTCGCACATCCGTCCCGCCAACGGCCACCACTACCATTTCCACGTCCGGCTCCAGTGCCCCTCGGGCGACCGCAACTGCCAGAACCAGCCGCTGCCCCAGGGCGACGGCTGCCAGGAGGCCTACGACCGCGCCGAGCGCATCCGCAACCCGCCGCCGCCAAGCCCGCCCAACAACACGCCGCCCCCCGAAAGCCCCCCCTCGGGCATGCGCGTGTCCCTCGGGAACATGCCGAACCAATGCCTCGGCCTGCTGAGCGGTTTCGAGTAG
- a CDS encoding Hint domain-containing protein: MSWQAIWSEGRAYRVPPVACDTPLRAMTLLLELIGPKKPTPPRGRSVARDIPLRLWQGAREGAGAICLYLMPDGALRLLHGEIDLRTEPGTLRAGETLSLRYIACSEGRSDLLEVTNHDQDRVQVQRSGLQQQATLADALPRDPRFLTVAHVAAVASSAIAANALPGIESGAMVATAEGTRPVDALRPGDRLLDDTGSAHPLRWIEARPRLCLGRAAPMCLRAPYFGLVRDLVVTPQTRLLQTGPMVDYLCGTEAVLATAADLATGRAVTRDRSKPMRMFYHMMLDDPACIRVENSPIETVHLGDVLALGDQEISKAASPVAADTTPSLPLLDRAAARALVTAHGKAA; this comes from the coding sequence ATGTCATGGCAAGCCATATGGAGCGAAGGACGGGCCTACCGCGTGCCGCCCGTGGCCTGTGACACGCCGCTGCGCGCCATGACCCTATTGCTGGAGCTGATCGGCCCAAAGAAGCCGACCCCGCCGCGCGGCCGCAGTGTCGCGCGCGATATCCCGCTGCGCCTGTGGCAAGGGGCGCGGGAGGGTGCCGGGGCGATCTGTCTCTACCTGATGCCCGACGGGGCGCTGCGGCTGCTCCATGGCGAGATCGACCTGCGCACCGAGCCGGGGACCCTGCGCGCGGGTGAGACCCTGAGCCTACGGTATATCGCTTGCTCCGAGGGGCGGAGCGATCTGCTGGAAGTCACGAACCACGACCAGGACCGGGTGCAGGTCCAGCGCTCGGGCCTGCAGCAGCAGGCGACGCTGGCCGACGCCCTGCCCCGTGATCCGCGGTTTCTGACGGTGGCCCATGTTGCGGCGGTGGCCTCGAGCGCCATCGCGGCCAATGCGCTGCCCGGGATCGAGAGTGGCGCCATGGTGGCGACGGCGGAGGGCACGCGTCCCGTCGATGCGCTGCGACCCGGTGACCGGCTGCTGGATGACACCGGCTCGGCACATCCGTTGCGCTGGATCGAGGCGCGGCCGCGGCTGTGCCTTGGACGGGCGGCGCCGATGTGCCTGCGTGCGCCTTATTTCGGGCTGGTGCGCGACCTCGTGGTGACGCCGCAGACGCGGTTGCTGCAGACCGGTCCGATGGTCGATTACCTGTGCGGCACCGAGGCGGTGCTGGCCACCGCCGCGGACCTCGCGACCGGGCGCGCGGTGACGCGGGATCGGTCGAAGCCGATGCGGATGTTCTATCACATGATGCTGGACGATCCGGCCTGCATCCGGGTCGAAAACTCGCCGATTGAGACGGTTCATCTGGGCGATGTCTTGGCGCTGGGCGATCAGGAGATCAGCAAGGCGGCCTCCCCTGTCGCGGCTGATACCACGCCCTCGCTGCCGTTGCTGGACCGGGCCGCGGCCCGTGCGCTGGTGACGGCCCATGGCAAGGCCGCCTGA
- a CDS encoding LOG family protein: MRDDRRPLRDAHEDIADTQKLPDTPQAQSEAYRLAFADRDFLCRDELRPVRLQLELLKPELGLDEHGIKSTVVLFGGARIPRPEERDGARSDTLRDMSKYYDEAREFARVITERSVASGCSENVVVTGGGPGVMEAGNRGAVDAGGKSIGLNIVLPHEQEPNHFVTPELCFNFHYFAIRKMHFLMRAKAIAVFPGGFGTMDETFETLTLIQTGRMERIPFLLFGEDFWREIVNWEALVRAGTISPEDLDLFRFVETAEQALEVIDTWPLEGKRGDIPGR; encoded by the coding sequence ATGAGAGACGACCGCCGGCCCCTTCGCGATGCCCATGAGGATATCGCCGATACGCAGAAATTGCCCGACACCCCGCAGGCGCAATCCGAGGCCTATCGCCTGGCCTTTGCCGATCGGGATTTCCTGTGCCGGGACGAGTTGCGCCCCGTACGTCTGCAGCTCGAATTGCTGAAGCCCGAGTTGGGGCTGGACGAGCACGGGATCAAATCGACCGTGGTCCTGTTCGGCGGCGCCCGGATCCCGCGACCGGAGGAGCGCGACGGCGCGCGCAGCGACACCCTGCGCGACATGTCGAAATACTACGACGAGGCGCGGGAGTTCGCCCGCGTGATCACCGAGCGCTCGGTCGCCTCGGGGTGCTCGGAGAACGTCGTGGTAACCGGCGGCGGACCCGGCGTGATGGAGGCGGGCAACCGTGGCGCCGTGGACGCGGGCGGCAAATCCATCGGGCTCAACATCGTGCTGCCCCACGAGCAGGAGCCGAACCATTTCGTGACGCCCGAGCTGTGCTTCAACTTCCACTACTTCGCGATCCGCAAGATGCATTTCCTGATGCGCGCAAAGGCGATCGCGGTCTTCCCCGGCGGCTTCGGCACCATGGACGAGACCTTCGAGACCCTGACCCTGATCCAGACCGGGCGGATGGAGCGTATCCCGTTCCTGCTGTTCGGCGAGGATTTCTGGCGCGAGATCGTGAACTGGGAGGCGCTGGTGCGCGCGGGCACGATCTCACCGGAGGACCTCGACCTGTTCCGCTTCGTGGAGACGGCAGAGCAGGCGCTGGAGGTGATCGATACCTGGCCCCTCGAGGGCAAGCGCGGCGACATTCCGGGGCGCTGA
- the dapE gene encoding succinyl-diaminopimelate desuccinylase, translating into MSQVHSPASSEPVDPVALTAELIRCNSVTPLEGGALVLLEKLLSEAGFTCTRVDRGGIANLYARWGTRGNGRAFGFNGHTDVVPVGDEAAWTHPPFGAEVEGEWMYGRGATDMKSGVAAFAAAAIDFVRQTPPDGAVVLAITGDEEGESTDGTIALLDWMEETGERIDVCIVGEPTCPEEMGDMMKIGRRGALTAFFEVIGKQGHSAYLHKVINPLPAVALLGHRLSTHVLDEGTEHFDPTTCAITTIDTGNPANNVIPARTKMTVNLRFNDTHTGESLTQWLRAEADRVAEETGTTITMTTKLSGESFLTPPGDLSTLVGRAVEAETGRTPKLSTTGGTSDARFVKNHCPVVEFGLVGHRMHQVDERVRISDIEALKRVYTRVLTDYFAE; encoded by the coding sequence ATGTCACAAGTCCATTCCCCGGCGTCATCCGAGCCTGTCGATCCCGTCGCGCTGACGGCCGAGCTGATCCGCTGCAACTCCGTCACCCCGCTGGAAGGCGGCGCGCTGGTGCTGCTGGAGAAGCTCCTCTCCGAGGCGGGCTTCACCTGTACGCGCGTGGATCGGGGCGGCATCGCCAACCTCTATGCCCGCTGGGGCACCCGCGGCAACGGCCGCGCCTTCGGCTTCAACGGCCACACCGACGTGGTCCCCGTGGGTGACGAGGCCGCCTGGACCCATCCGCCCTTCGGCGCCGAGGTGGAGGGCGAATGGATGTACGGGCGCGGCGCCACCGACATGAAATCCGGCGTGGCCGCCTTCGCCGCTGCCGCCATCGATTTCGTCCGCCAAACCCCGCCCGACGGCGCCGTGGTGCTGGCGATCACCGGCGACGAGGAGGGCGAGTCCACCGACGGCACCATCGCACTTCTCGATTGGATGGAGGAAACCGGCGAGCGCATCGACGTCTGCATCGTGGGCGAGCCGACCTGCCCCGAGGAAATGGGCGACATGATGAAGATCGGCCGCCGCGGCGCGCTCACCGCCTTCTTCGAGGTGATCGGCAAGCAGGGCCACTCCGCCTACCTGCACAAGGTCATCAACCCGCTCCCCGCCGTGGCGCTTCTGGGCCACCGCCTCTCGACCCATGTGCTCGACGAGGGCACCGAGCACTTTGATCCCACCACCTGCGCGATCACCACCATCGACACCGGCAACCCGGCCAACAACGTGATCCCCGCGCGCACGAAGATGACCGTGAACCTGCGCTTCAACGATACCCATACCGGCGAGAGCCTGACCCAATGGCTCCGCGCCGAGGCCGACCGCGTCGCCGAGGAAACCGGCACCACCATCACCATGACCACCAAGCTCAGCGGCGAGTCCTTCCTGACCCCGCCGGGCGATCTCTCCACCCTCGTCGGCCGCGCCGTGGAGGCCGAGACCGGGCGCACGCCCAAGCTGTCGACCACCGGCGGCACCTCCGATGCACGCTTCGTGAAGAACCACTGCCCGGTGGTGGAATTCGGCCTCGTCGGCCACCGGATGCATCAGGTCGACGAACGGGTGCGGATCAGCGATATCGAGGCTCTCAAGCGAGTCTATACCCGCGTGCTCACCGACTACTTCGCCGAGTAG